In the Arachis stenosperma cultivar V10309 chromosome 8, arast.V10309.gnm1.PFL2, whole genome shotgun sequence genome, TAACAAATATACCAGCTAGATTAGTTAAGACACTAAtatgtaaaaatttaattacaaaaatgtttagtaattaaaaaaatttaactaaaaataattataatttgtcttatttaatatttattaattattacgataattaataaatattaaataagacaaattttaattttttctttttgtcttcTTAATATTATCgaattaattatttgaattaattatttgCTAAGGTAACGTTGATATTTGTTGTTCTTTTTTTTACCAACATTATAGGTAGCTGTTGGGCTTTTGCAGCCGTGGCTGCAGTAGAAAGTATCCACCAAATTAGCACAGGAAAATTAGAATCCCTCTCAGAGCAAGAACTAGTAGATTGTGTTAGAGGAAAATCTGGTGGATGTAGTGGCGGTTTCGTGGAAGATGCCTTCAAATTCATAGCTAAAAAAGGAGGGATTGCAAGTGAAGCAAAATACCCTTACAAACATGTTGATAGGACTTGCAATTCTAAGAAGAAGGAACCTGTAGCCTCTATCAAGGGCTACGAAAAGGTTCCTAAAAACAATGAAAAGGCGCTCCTCAAAGCCGTCGCGAACCAACCGGTCGGAGTTGACATTGACGCCGGCCAAAAGGCTTTCCAGTTCTACTCCGGCGGGGTTTTCGCCGGAAAATGTGGAACTAAGACCGACCATGCTGTTGCCGTAGTTGGTTACGGTTCAACCGAAGATGGTACTAAGTATTGGATAGTAAAAAATTCATGGGGTAAAAATTGGGGCGAAAATGGTTACATGAGGATGAAGAGAGACATAAAATCTAACAAGGGTTTATGTGGTCTTGCTACGAATCCTCTTTATCCAGTTGCTTTTGCTTAATTAATTAAGTCTAGTTCATGCATGCATGATgtgataataataattaatctaAATCTATCGTTATCATCAtactataaataaaaataaagggttaattgttattattatatgcATATGCATGCTCTTAATTTAAGCTTCTCGTGTGTTTGTAAGTACTGGTGTTATGTATGAAAAATAATCTTATTCTCAATCATATAAAGAAATGGTCCTTGGTATATATGCCATATATTCAATGCTTTTGTTTCCTCTTAGATTCTAGCATTATAATTGTAATATATATATGACATAGTCTTTGATATATATTgacatttttttataaagatgAATGCTATATCAGTATATCCTAAGTCTTCTCAGCTAAAAGGAATAAAGGAGTAAAGGACAATAAAGAGCTTAATCATATGAAGGAACAATGTACAAACAGATTCATGTTCAGTACCCAAGCGAAGCTTATTCCATTCCcattattttttaagatttttttttctctacaTTTGTTATAtctaacaataaaaataattgatacAAAAtggaaaaattagtttttataccataaaaaatatacaaaagactgaaaagagtatatatataaaaaggtAATACAACAAACgttatttttcattattttttgagaaacgaattgtttatttaatttttttcttttttcttttttgtgcaTGATGATATATATCTGATATCATTATATACATGTCATGTTCAAAACAAATATACGTCTCTTAAGAGATTATTTCAAACTTCAGTCCGTGTTAATTAGTGCTAAAAAATGATGTCGCATTTATAAGACGAAAAGAATATCTGAAAATTTTCGACTAATTCTTAGTTTCAATAGAATTCACCTTTTCGTGGAACTAATTACAATACTATCTAACTACATAGACGTTACCCCTTAGAATTGAACTCAGAATATAACCCTTAAATAACTAAGCAACTATAACGGAATAGGTCTTGGactcttttttttatgtaattttttttaagatggACGGACAACCTTTAATTTTAAGTATCATAAACTCATCCACACTACACGCTCACATACATATTTAAGGGTTCTATCTACCACTTAATCATTATCAAAATTTGAATCTAGATACAACATATTAAAAGGCATCATATATTGTCACTCAACCAATGTCCAAccgcttttttttttttttggttttccaCGGTATCTCCCATCCCGACAGGTCAAGGATTAATCTGTCGCggatctgagctccatttaagagTCTGTCGCTGGCCAATGAGTTGCTGCATGCATAAGGCAACCGCTTTATGTAATTAACTACTTTAACCTAATTAGGTTGTCttgaactcttttttttttttttgggtgatAGTTTTGAACTCTTTATTATCCATATAACTTACAAGTGCAGTGAGGGGTATATTTCCCTTCCATCCATAAACAAGTTGATTAGCTGAACCAAATTGGGCTTAACCAGGCTTCGGATTATTTCCTGCCTTTATAACAATCCCCTAGAGCCCAAATATTTGAGGCCCGAGAGAATCTCGTGTTGTCTTCACCCAAAAGTTTCCAAATATTTTTGTTCGCCTCAATTTAGCCTAAAATATCTATAGTAAAAGAATACCACAAAAtcgtagcaaaaaaaaaaaaaaaacctcaaAATGATCAAGATTACAATTTTATCTTTAtggataaaaaaaaagagtatatgtATAATCCTGTAAAAGATAATCTTATTTGatgaaatactataaaatatAGGCAAAAACAAGTgtattttgaaatattttatcAAGTACTATTACTAttggtcttttttttttttggtttctcACGCCCACAGTATTCTCCAATCCGACAAGCTAATAACTAATTCGCCGTGGTACTAACTCTATTTAAgtgaatttttgtttttttaggtTATTTTTAGAAGACTAAGATGGTAATTTACTATACcttttacaatatttttttggCCCATCACATTTTGAACTCAAGAATTAGAAATGAAGTGGAACCTCTCTTGAGCAACTAACTAAGATAAAGTAAATTAATGGAGCCTTAAAAAATAGACACAAATAAGTTGGGGCCAAAGATGAAGTGACAGTGACACCAATATATACCggtgtttattttgtttatccACTATCTTCTATTTCAAGTTTTCAACAATACAATGATCTTTCCTTTACGCAACAAATGCAATTCAAAGAAAGATCTCTTTTGTAGTTTTGTTTGTTTGCCTTCAGCTTCAGCAACTATATCGGTTTAGATTGTCTCTTGCTTGAAGCAAGAACATAGACGCGAACCCTAGAAAACTCATTGAATTAGgggcaaaaaaaataaattaacaaaataaatagtTTCCAATCCAAgcattaattaaaaatatatttggaAAAACATATTtagagaaaaaaatgaaaaaagagagTTGAAAAAACATGTATATATTAGTTCGTCGACTAGCACAATAAAAAGTAGCATGCATTGCGTACAGGAGATGATGATCACTAAACTttctatatatttaatttttaaaattctagaATATACAATTTAACTTCTTAAAATTTTGAGTCATAAAAAAAGactacatattttttaaaaatatatcattCAAAAGTAATT is a window encoding:
- the LOC130946452 gene encoding senescence-specific cysteine protease SAG39-like — encoded protein: MASFSQSLYVLALFAILALWNSWVTMSRKLVELEAWSPERHEQWMVKHGKYYKDVAEKEKRYQIFKENVEFIESFNANNKNLTFKLGVNQFADQTFEEFKASSLNGKKGSLGLLGMEEIKTPFRYENVTDIPETIDWRKRGSVTPIKDQKDCGSCWAFAAVAAVESIHQISTGKLESLSEQELVDCVRGKSGGCSGGFVEDAFKFIAKKGGIASEAKYPYKHVDRTCNSKKKEPVASIKGYEKVPKNNEKALLKAVANQPVGVDIDAGQKAFQFYSGGVFAGKCGTKTDHAVAVVGYGSTEDGTKYWIVKNSWGKNWGENGYMRMKRDIKSNKGLCGLATNPLYPVAFA